In Verrucomicrobiota bacterium, the genomic window ATGACAATTCTGCTTTTTGATTTAACGTCTTCCAGGCGGTTCAAGGAGACCATCAGCGCCGAGCCAATCGCGGTGCCGTCCTCCTGGATGGTGCCTTGTTGCAGGCGCGACAGGTTTTGCTGGAGGAAATCATGGTCCAACGTCAGCGGCGAGGCGACGTATGCCCGGGCGGCAAAGGCCACCAAGCCAATGCGGTCGCTGGTGCGTTTGGCGATGAATTTGCTGAGCACCTCTTTGAGCATGGCGATGCGGCTCAGGCGCTTGCCTTTGATCTCGAAGTCTTCGGCAATCATGCTGCCGGAAAGATCGGCGGCGACGACAATATCCACGCCGCTGGCCGAGACGCTGGTTTCGGTATGGGTGAGGCGCGGTTGGGCCAGGGCCAGGATCAGCACGCCCAGCACCAGCCAGCGCAAGTTCGCCAGCAGTGCCCCGGCGGAAGCCCGGCTGGCTGCGTGATCGGGCTTTACCATGTCCACCGAGGAATAGACAAACGCCACCGCGCGCCCCTGCCGCCCCTTGAGCCACGCCAACAGCGGCAGCGCCAGCAATAACAACAAAAAATATGGACAGCCAAAGGTCATGAAGATGGCGTGGTGGGCAGTGGTGGTGGCGGCGGGTTGGCGGGGACAGCAGGCGTTGAAACCGCCTCATACGCGGTCTCATCCACCAGCCGCAAGGCGGTTTCCAGCAGTTCCCGCAACGTGAGTTCGGTGGGCTCAAACCGGGCAAACTTAACCAAGTCGCATTGTTGCAGGAAATCGGTGAGGCATTCCTTTTGCGCTTTGGTCAGCA contains:
- a CDS encoding VWA domain-containing protein, translating into MLLLLALPLLAWLKGRQGRAVAFVYSSVDMVKPDHAASRASAGALLANLRWLVLGVLILALAQPRLTHTETSVSASGVDIVVAADLSGSMIAEDFEIKGKRLSRIAMLKEVLSKFIAKRTSDRIGLVAFAARAYVASPLTLDHDFLQQNLSRLQQGTIQEDGTAIGSALMVSLNRLEDVKSKSRIVILMTDGQNNAGKVAPLTAADAAKALGIKVYTIGIGTRGQAPMPVRNIFGQMGYQMVPVDIDEDTLKQIADRTGGQYYRADNAEKFRDIYQEIDRMEKTEINVKKVARHTELAHWFALGGLGLLLLELLLANTVLRRLP